The proteins below come from a single Oryzomicrobium terrae genomic window:
- a CDS encoding 4Fe-4S binding protein, producing the protein MKDRRQTLRALTQMGFFALFVVTPLFDLFRYDLTANHAWFLTLPWHLGMDDLLAGRVSAVEAGGRIVLFLFAPLLLLAAAVIFVAWKWGRLYCGWLCPHFSVVETINRLMLRATGKHSVWDRQPVPPWQPDGSPTQRDARWWLITVPVAVGFAFTWAVVFLTYLMPPFQVYGGLLGAAGLGGGALNHYEWIFLAAATTVISLEFLFARHLFCRYACAVGIFQSLAWMGNKNALVVGFDRSRLADCASCQGGSKGSHGSACDAVCPMRLKPRNLKRWMFACTQCSQCLSACATTNRDNPRGPLLTWVQGEAARQNEAGFSARDGAWDGSRDHAAARRQDERN; encoded by the coding sequence ATGAAAGACCGCCGCCAGACCCTGCGCGCCCTCACCCAAATGGGCTTCTTCGCCCTGTTCGTGGTGACGCCCCTGTTCGACCTGTTCCGCTACGACCTGACCGCCAACCACGCCTGGTTCCTCACCCTGCCCTGGCACCTGGGCATGGACGACCTGCTGGCCGGCCGGGTCAGCGCGGTGGAAGCCGGCGGACGCATCGTCCTCTTTCTCTTCGCGCCGCTCCTGCTCCTCGCCGCCGCGGTGATCTTCGTCGCCTGGAAGTGGGGCCGTCTCTACTGCGGCTGGCTGTGCCCGCACTTTTCGGTGGTGGAGACCATCAACCGGCTGATGCTGCGCGCCACCGGCAAGCACAGCGTGTGGGACCGCCAGCCGGTGCCGCCCTGGCAGCCCGACGGCAGCCCGACCCAGCGGGACGCCCGCTGGTGGCTCATCACCGTGCCGGTGGCGGTGGGCTTCGCCTTCACCTGGGCGGTGGTCTTCCTCACCTACCTGATGCCGCCGTTCCAGGTCTATGGCGGCCTGCTCGGCGCCGCGGGCTTGGGCGGCGGTGCCCTCAACCATTACGAGTGGATCTTTCTTGCCGCCGCCACCACGGTGATCAGCCTTGAATTCCTCTTCGCCCGCCACCTCTTCTGCCGCTACGCCTGCGCCGTGGGCATCTTCCAGAGCCTGGCCTGGATGGGCAACAAGAATGCCCTGGTGGTGGGTTTCGACCGCAGCCGCCTGGCCGATTGCGCCAGTTGCCAGGGCGGCAGCAAGGGCAGCCACGGCAGCGCCTGCGACGCGGTCTGCCCGATGCGCCTCAAGCCGCGCAACCTCAAGCGCTGGATGTTCGCCTGCACCCAGTGCAGCCAGTGCCTCTCCGCCTGCGCCACCACCAACCGGGACAATCCTCGGGGGCCGCTCTTGACCTGGGTCCAGGGCGAGGCGGCGCGGCAGAACGAGGCCGGCTTCAGCGCCCGGGACGGGGCCTGGGACGGCAGCCGCGACCACGCGGCGGCCCGGCGCCAGGACGAAAGGAACTGA
- a CDS encoding nitric oxide reductase activation protein NorD encodes MEEWVGGLWHRFITRRAGGHYPEAAVALGEVDKTLGILFRAFGGDGGLTVSAAALETHGARRTWLKRLAGSGERTAPARRDGEALRLPPEIACFPVREHNRDLYLWLAGLAASPHTEDFSQPWIVRNQRAAVDTLARYPGLRPRYAALVAACLAERIAPEALPPDEAAQEAALRRALTTPGTVDGLPPLTSRQSRPPQPVPLWLGWPGDTPDDGSRPPGAPTGDALPPEGGGGHGKADDGKRRHKAEREEAPDNEDALMLCFRAESLLSWAEYVKVNRPTDDEPDPQAAQAANDMEQLSVAQDGQTTAGRVRFDLDLPSAAEDDAPLGPGIPLPEWDYRKNALLPGHVRLQPLLAANAAPAPLPEALVRPAKKLRQQFAALAPQRRWLKQQPDGPELDLDACVRWQADRRAGHTGSGRDGLYLAQVPQARELACLLLADLSLSTDAWVSDHQRIVDVIRDGLMLFAEALAGSGDAFGIYGFSSLKRGNVRFHVLKDFAEPYGDIPRGRLQAIKPGYYTRMGAAIRQSANILAERREKQRLLLIITDGKPNDLDVYDSRYGLEDTRAAVFEAKRLGLQPFCVTVDREGADYLPHLFGPAGYTVIRNPDDLPRRLPLLYAQLTRQP; translated from the coding sequence ATGGAAGAATGGGTCGGCGGCCTCTGGCACCGCTTCATCACCCGTCGCGCCGGCGGCCACTACCCGGAAGCGGCGGTGGCCCTGGGCGAAGTGGACAAGACCCTGGGCATCCTCTTTCGCGCCTTTGGCGGCGATGGCGGACTGACAGTCAGCGCCGCCGCCCTGGAGACCCACGGCGCCCGCCGCACTTGGCTGAAGCGCCTAGCCGGCAGCGGCGAGCGCACCGCCCCGGCCCGGCGCGACGGCGAAGCCCTGCGCCTGCCGCCGGAGATCGCCTGCTTTCCGGTACGCGAGCACAACCGGGACCTCTACCTCTGGCTCGCCGGCCTGGCCGCCAGCCCCCATACCGAGGATTTTTCCCAACCCTGGATCGTGCGCAACCAGCGCGCCGCCGTGGACACCCTGGCCCGCTACCCGGGCCTGCGCCCACGCTACGCGGCCCTGGTGGCGGCCTGCCTGGCCGAGCGCATCGCCCCGGAAGCACTGCCCCCGGACGAGGCCGCCCAGGAGGCGGCCCTGCGTCGAGCCCTGACCACCCCAGGCACGGTGGACGGTCTGCCGCCCCTGACCTCACGGCAGAGCCGCCCGCCCCAACCGGTGCCCCTGTGGCTGGGCTGGCCCGGCGACACTCCGGACGACGGCAGCCGCCCCCCCGGTGCCCCTACCGGCGACGCCCTGCCGCCGGAAGGCGGCGGCGGCCACGGCAAGGCGGACGACGGCAAGCGCCGCCACAAGGCCGAGCGGGAGGAGGCGCCGGACAACGAGGACGCGCTGATGCTGTGCTTTCGCGCCGAAAGCCTGCTCTCCTGGGCCGAGTACGTGAAGGTGAACCGCCCCACCGACGACGAGCCCGATCCCCAGGCGGCGCAAGCCGCCAACGACATGGAGCAGCTTTCTGTCGCCCAGGACGGCCAGACCACCGCCGGCCGGGTGCGCTTCGACCTGGACCTGCCCTCCGCCGCCGAGGACGACGCCCCCCTGGGCCCGGGCATCCCCCTGCCCGAGTGGGACTACCGCAAGAACGCCCTGCTGCCCGGCCACGTGCGCCTGCAACCCCTGCTTGCCGCCAACGCCGCCCCGGCACCCCTGCCCGAGGCCCTGGTGCGTCCGGCCAAGAAGCTGCGCCAGCAGTTCGCCGCCCTGGCGCCGCAGCGGCGCTGGCTCAAGCAGCAGCCCGACGGCCCGGAGCTGGATCTGGATGCCTGCGTGCGCTGGCAGGCCGACCGCCGTGCCGGCCATACGGGCAGCGGCCGCGACGGCCTGTACCTGGCCCAGGTGCCGCAAGCCCGGGAGTTGGCCTGCCTGTTGCTGGCCGACCTGTCCCTGTCCACCGATGCCTGGGTGAGTGATCACCAACGCATCGTGGACGTGATCCGCGACGGGCTGATGCTGTTCGCCGAGGCGCTGGCCGGCAGCGGCGACGCCTTCGGTATCTACGGCTTCTCATCGCTGAAGCGCGGCAACGTGCGCTTTCACGTGCTCAAGGACTTCGCCGAACCCTACGGCGACATTCCCCGCGGCCGCCTGCAGGCGATCAAGCCCGGCTACTACACGCGCATGGGCGCCGCCATCCGCCAGTCGGCCAACATCCTGGCCGAGCGGCGCGAGAAGCAGCGCCTGCTGCTGATCATCACCGACGGCAAGCCCAACGACCTGGACGTCTACGATTCCCGCTACGGGCTGGAGGACACCCGGGCGGCGGTGTTCGAGGCCAAGCGCCTGGGCCTGCAGCCCTTCTGCGTGACGGTGGACCGGGAAGGGGCCGATTACCTGCCCCATTTGTTCGGCCCGGCGGGCTATACGGTAATACGCAATCCTGACGACTTGCCCCGGCGCTTGCCCCTGTTGTACGCTCAGCTCACCCGCCAGCCCTAG